GCCGGCAAGGAGGCTAACCTGTTGAAACACCAAGCTGAGGCGGCCATTAGAGCCGCCAGTAAGCGTCTTGAGCAGGAGAGAGTAGAGAGCGAGCTGAGTGATGTAAAACTCGACGTAACGGCTCCTGTAGGGGCAGGGGGCTGGGGTCACCACCATCCTGTGACGGAGCTGATCGATGATATTGTAAAAGTGTTTTGGCAAATGGGCTTTGTGGTAGCTGAGGGGCCAGAGATCGAAACCCCTTGGTATAACTTTGATGCTTTAAATATTTCGCCAGACCACCCGGCTAGAGATATGCAGGACACTTTTTACCTTGAAGGGGGTAACCTGCCTAGGACCCATACTTCCAGTGTGCAGATAAGGTATATGGAGCAAAATAAGCCGCCGATTAGGATTATTTCTCCCGGCAAGGCCTACAGGAACGAGGACGAAGATGCCAGCCATGTCTGGATGTTCTACCAGGTAGAAGGGCTGGTGGTTGATAGAGGCATTACTTTGTCCGATCTTAAAGGCACCTTACTGGCGATGATGCGAGGGATATTGGGTGAGGATACTGGTATTAGGCTGCGGCCCAGCTTCTTTCCGTATACCGAGCCTTCGGTAGAAGTCGATGCCACCTGTGTGATTTGCAAAGGGAAGGGATGCCGTACTTGCGGCAATACCGGCTGGCTGGAGTTGGGCGGGGCCGGTATGGTTCACCCTCAAGTGCTTATCAATGTCGGCATCGACCCAGAAGAGTACACCGGGTTTGCCTTTGGATTCGG
This Candidatus Dormiibacterota bacterium DNA region includes the following protein-coding sequences:
- the pheS gene encoding phenylalanine--tRNA ligase subunit alpha, which gives rise to MSLPNIKQILPSIQKAATEKELEQLRVKYLGRNGVITAELRRVGSLPALKKAQAGKEANLLKHQAEAAIRAASKRLEQERVESELSDVKLDVTAPVGAGGWGHHHPVTELIDDIVKVFWQMGFVVAEGPEIETPWYNFDALNISPDHPARDMQDTFYLEGGNLPRTHTSSVQIRYMEQNKPPIRIISPGKAYRNEDEDASHVWMFYQVEGLVVDRGITLSDLKGTLLAMMRGILGEDTGIRLRPSFFPYTEPSVEVDATCVICKGKGCRTCGNTGWLELGGAGMVHPQVLINVGIDPEEYTGFAFGFGLERIAAIKHQVPDIREFWRPNLKFLEQF